From one Peromyscus maniculatus bairdii isolate BWxNUB_F1_BW_parent chromosome 17, HU_Pman_BW_mat_3.1, whole genome shotgun sequence genomic stretch:
- the Spata4 gene encoding spermatogenesis-associated protein 4 produces MAAAGQADECSSQPAAAPSKSSSPLPSAVSVQKKPKKCMMYPHPPRSSRLSRTVLRWLQELDLSFFPRNITRDFSNGYLVAEIFCIYYPWHLRLSSFENGTSLKVKLDNWAQIEKFLAKRNLKLPKELIHGTIHCKPGVPEILIQEVYTLLTHREIRSIQEDYPNFTDYSYQMRLPLVPRSTLSKSIKDNIRLSELLSNPNMLSNELKIEFLFLLQMLQRKLSRKLNPGWFNIKPTVGEITIDHLPVHGCGRRYKSKISKERVMSSLSKSSNDENQHREIQVKQSGKPSCESVTKAIRTSDETKEDSCEAASKKQCH; encoded by the exons ATGGCTGCCGCCGGTCAGGCAGATGAGTGTTCATCACAGCCGGCGGCAGCCCCATCCAAGTCATCCTCACCTTTACCGTCAGCTGTTTCCGTCCAAAAGAAGCCTAAGAAATGTATGATGTATCCGCATCCCCCGAGGAGCTCCCGCCTGTCACGTACCGTCCTGCGCTGGCTCCAGGAGCTGGATCTCAGCTTTTTCCCTAGGAACATCACCAG GGATTTTTCAAATGGCTACCTAGTTGCAGAGATATTCTGTATATATTATCCCTGGCACCTTAGGTTATCATCCTTTGAAAATGGAACCTCCTTAAAAGTCAAGCTGGATAACTGGGCACAGATAGAGAAG TTTCtagcaaaaagaaatttaaaactacCTAAAGAACTAATCCATGGAACAATTCACTGTAAACCTGGGGTGCCGGAAATCCTGATTCAAGAGGTTTACACTTTACTCACACATCGCGA AATTAGAAGCATCCAGGAAGACTACCCCAATTTCACAGACTATAGTTACCAAATGCGTTTGCCGCTCGTTCCCAGGTCTACCCTTTCAAAGTCTATTAAAGATAACATTAGGTTATCGGAATTACTAAGCAATCCCAATATGCTCAGCAATGAACTCAAGATAGAATTCCTCTTCCTTTTACAAATGTTGCAAAGAAAATTGAGTAGAAAACTGAACCCAG GGTGGTTCAACATCAAACCAACAGTGGGAGAAATTACAATTGACCATCTTCCTGTGCATGGATGTGGGCGCAGATATAAGTCaaagatttcaaaagaaagagtTATGTCTTCTTTAT CAAAATCAAGCAATGATGAGAACCAACATAGAGAAATTCAAGTGAAGCAAAGTGGAAAACCTTCTTGTGAGTCTGTTACAAAAGCTATTAGAACTTCGGACGAAACAAAAGAGGACTCATGTGAAGCAGCTTCGAAGAAACAATGTCACTAA
- the Asb5 gene encoding ankyrin repeat and SOCS box protein 5 isoform X2: MSAEIAVEGNAIKQILTKRKLANVEECSSKRKASWGILTSQGSWADRSPLHEAASQGRLLALRTLLSQGYNVNAVTIDHVTPLHEACLGDHVACARTLLEAGANANAITIDGVTPLFNACSQGSASCAELLLEYGAKAQLESCFPSPTHEAASKGHHECLDILISWGIDVDQDIPHLGTPLYVACMSQQFHCIWKLLYAGADVHKGKYWDTPLHAAAQQPSTEIVNLLLEFGADINAKNTELLRPIDVATSNSAVERVLLQHEATPSSLCQLCRLCIRNYIGRQRFHLIPQLQLPTLLQNFLQYR, encoded by the exons ATGTCTGCAGAAATTGCTGTGGAAGGGAACGCCATTAAGCAAATCCTCACGAAAAGAAAGCTAGCAAATGTAGAGGAATGTTCTTCTAAGCGAAAAGCTAGCTGGGGTATTCTGACCAGTCAAG GCTCATGGGCAGATCGATCACCACTGCATGAAGCTGCAAGCCAAGGTCGCCTTCTTGCTCTGAGGACATTGTTATCACAA GGTTATAATGTAAATGCGGTAACCATAGACCATGTCACCCCACTCCATGAGGCCTGCCTGGGTGATCACGTGGCATGTGCAAGGACTCTTCTGGAAGCTGGAGCTAAT GCAAACGCGATCACGATAGACGGTGTGACTCCCTTATTCAACGCATGCTCACAAGGCAGTGCCAGCTGCGCGGAACTTCTTTTGGAATATGGCGCCAAAGCACAGCTGGAGTCCTGTTTCCCATCTCCAACACACGAGGCTGCGAGTAAAG GTCACCATGAATGTCTGGACATTTTGATATCTTGGGGCATAGATGTTGACCAAGACATTCCTCACCTGGGAACTCCCCTTTATGTAGCTTGTATGTCCCAGCAGTTCCATTGCATCTGGAAGCTTCTTTATGCTG GTGCTGATGTACACAAAGGCAAGTATTGGGACACTCCACTCCATGCTGCTGCCCAGCAACCCAGTACTGAAATTGTGAACTTATTGCTAGAATTTGGAGCAGACATCAATGCCAAGAACACAGAACTTTTGCGACCTATTGATGTGGCTACATCCAACAGTGCTGTAGAAAGAGTACTTCTTCAACATGAAG CGACCCCAAGTTCTCTTTGCCAACTCTGCCGACTGTGCATCCGCAACTACATAGGAAGACAGCGGTTCCATCTCATCCCCCAGCTCCAGTTACCAACATTGCTGCAGAATTTCTTACAGTATCGATAA
- the Asb5 gene encoding ankyrin repeat and SOCS box protein 5 isoform X3 produces MSRIYLSSGWLEVPWGDGDLGSWADRSPLHEAASQGRLLALRTLLSQGYNVNAVTIDHVTPLHEACLGDHVACARTLLEAGANANAITIDGVTPLFNACSQGSASCAELLLEYGAKAQLESCFPSPTHEAASKGHHECLDILISWGIDVDQDIPHLGTPLYVACMSQQFHCIWKLLYAGADVHKGKYWDTPLHAAAQQPSTEIVNLLLEFGADINAKNTELLRPIDVATSNSAVERVLLQHEATPSSLCQLCRLCIRNYIGRQRFHLIPQLQLPTLLQNFLQYR; encoded by the exons ATGAGTCGGATTTACCTCAGCAGTGGCTGGCTTGAAGTGCCATGGGGAGATGGTGACTTAG GCTCATGGGCAGATCGATCACCACTGCATGAAGCTGCAAGCCAAGGTCGCCTTCTTGCTCTGAGGACATTGTTATCACAA GGTTATAATGTAAATGCGGTAACCATAGACCATGTCACCCCACTCCATGAGGCCTGCCTGGGTGATCACGTGGCATGTGCAAGGACTCTTCTGGAAGCTGGAGCTAAT GCAAACGCGATCACGATAGACGGTGTGACTCCCTTATTCAACGCATGCTCACAAGGCAGTGCCAGCTGCGCGGAACTTCTTTTGGAATATGGCGCCAAAGCACAGCTGGAGTCCTGTTTCCCATCTCCAACACACGAGGCTGCGAGTAAAG GTCACCATGAATGTCTGGACATTTTGATATCTTGGGGCATAGATGTTGACCAAGACATTCCTCACCTGGGAACTCCCCTTTATGTAGCTTGTATGTCCCAGCAGTTCCATTGCATCTGGAAGCTTCTTTATGCTG GTGCTGATGTACACAAAGGCAAGTATTGGGACACTCCACTCCATGCTGCTGCCCAGCAACCCAGTACTGAAATTGTGAACTTATTGCTAGAATTTGGAGCAGACATCAATGCCAAGAACACAGAACTTTTGCGACCTATTGATGTGGCTACATCCAACAGTGCTGTAGAAAGAGTACTTCTTCAACATGAAG CGACCCCAAGTTCTCTTTGCCAACTCTGCCGACTGTGCATCCGCAACTACATAGGAAGACAGCGGTTCCATCTCATCCCCCAGCTCCAGTTACCAACATTGCTGCAGAATTTCTTACAGTATCGATAA
- the Asb5 gene encoding ankyrin repeat and SOCS box protein 5 isoform X4, translating into MRLCKGENLPLGGSWADRSPLHEAASQGRLLALRTLLSQGYNVNAVTIDHVTPLHEACLGDHVACARTLLEAGANANAITIDGVTPLFNACSQGSASCAELLLEYGAKAQLESCFPSPTHEAASKGHHECLDILISWGIDVDQDIPHLGTPLYVACMSQQFHCIWKLLYAGADVHKGKYWDTPLHAAAQQPSTEIVNLLLEFGADINAKNTELLRPIDVATSNSAVERVLLQHEATPSSLCQLCRLCIRNYIGRQRFHLIPQLQLPTLLQNFLQYR; encoded by the exons GCTCATGGGCAGATCGATCACCACTGCATGAAGCTGCAAGCCAAGGTCGCCTTCTTGCTCTGAGGACATTGTTATCACAA GGTTATAATGTAAATGCGGTAACCATAGACCATGTCACCCCACTCCATGAGGCCTGCCTGGGTGATCACGTGGCATGTGCAAGGACTCTTCTGGAAGCTGGAGCTAAT GCAAACGCGATCACGATAGACGGTGTGACTCCCTTATTCAACGCATGCTCACAAGGCAGTGCCAGCTGCGCGGAACTTCTTTTGGAATATGGCGCCAAAGCACAGCTGGAGTCCTGTTTCCCATCTCCAACACACGAGGCTGCGAGTAAAG GTCACCATGAATGTCTGGACATTTTGATATCTTGGGGCATAGATGTTGACCAAGACATTCCTCACCTGGGAACTCCCCTTTATGTAGCTTGTATGTCCCAGCAGTTCCATTGCATCTGGAAGCTTCTTTATGCTG GTGCTGATGTACACAAAGGCAAGTATTGGGACACTCCACTCCATGCTGCTGCCCAGCAACCCAGTACTGAAATTGTGAACTTATTGCTAGAATTTGGAGCAGACATCAATGCCAAGAACACAGAACTTTTGCGACCTATTGATGTGGCTACATCCAACAGTGCTGTAGAAAGAGTACTTCTTCAACATGAAG CGACCCCAAGTTCTCTTTGCCAACTCTGCCGACTGTGCATCCGCAACTACATAGGAAGACAGCGGTTCCATCTCATCCCCCAGCTCCAGTTACCAACATTGCTGCAGAATTTCTTACAGTATCGATAA